The nucleotide sequence CAGCGCTCGTTGACCGTTTTTTCGTCGGTACCCAATGCCTGGAGGACCATGTCGAGGCTGAGACCGAAGAGGTCTGCAAGGTGGATGCCATCGACGTTAGCGGCCGCGAGCTTTGCGGGGGTGGATTCGCCACTCATACCGCTATGGCACGGGTGCCACGTGAGGTGGACGTCCTCGCCGTTTTCGGTGTAGACGCATAGGATCTGTCGGACGACGTCAGGAGTGTTACGAATTTGCATCGATCCTCCTTGTGGCGAACTGAAGATTATTAACATTATAACACGAATATGCAAAGAAGTCTATAATTGACGAATCGGCTTTATTGTTATAATTTAGAGTAAGCATTCGCCGTTATCAGCAACATAATACAGAGAAGGTTTTATATATGGCTTGGCTTGAAAACGCAATTTCTTACAACCGTAACCGGCAGATGGGCTCTGTTTATTATGACCAGTCATATTTTATTTATTTAAATCAGTATTTTGACGATTATCTCATGGTGGGTAACTCGCACAACCAGTGGTTAAAAGACTTCGATCTGTACGACAAACACATTCAGTTACAGTCAGATGGCGAGGCACATACCAATCCGCGCTTGGCTGCTTCTGAAAGCTTTGCCGAGGTGGTAAAATCGCACCCACGGCGCAAATTTGTACTATATGGCCCGCTCGATCCACCGTACCCGGTTAATCCACTGATGTACATCATGAACTCACCTACAATCGCGCACGCCTACGAACATAAGCGCTACTTCCGGGATGAATTTGCCGATCTCATTAACCTGCCGGATCATGTAGTGAAGCGCCTGGATGAACTGAACGCCGATGCTTACGCTGAGCTTTCGGCGATGTTTGGCGAAAAATTTGTTGTCCAGGAAGTTGAATCGTCTGGGTCAAAAGGGACGTTTATTGTTAAAAACCTCACCCAATTTGAAGCAGCCGTCAGAAACTTGAAGGCCATTTCTTACAGTGGTACGGTAGTGGTTTCTAAGTTTATTGATGGCGAAACCTTTAGCGTCCAGGTGTGTGTGACGAAGTACGGCATTTTTACCGGTGGCTTGCAGCGACAACTAGTGGACAGCCCTTACCTCTGTAACCCTAACCTACCCGAAGTGACCAAATGGGTGGGTGGCGAGCTCGGCGGGCAATATCCGGAAATTCTTAAGCATCGCACACAGGAAATCGCCACTGTCGTCGGGTCGGAGCTAGCGAGTCACGGCTACCGGGGTATTTTTGGTATCGATTTAATTATTACGCCAGAAAATGAAGTTTATGCGATCGAAATTAACGCCCGGCTCACTGGTTATAGCGGTGTTTTGAGCGACATGCAGTTTGAGAAACAAAAAATCCCCTTTATGCTGCTGCATATCCTTGAGCTTGCGAATATGCGCTACGAAGTCAACGATTCCGACGCACTGCCGACCATGAACTCGCTTGACGATAAATATTCTTACCTGATTCTCTGTAACCAACTCGAAACCAAGCAAATACTTAAAACCGAGATTAAAAGCGGCATTTACAAGCTGACCGAGCAGGGCGTAGAATTTGTGAAAAGCAGCTACTCGATTGTTGATCTGCCCGACGAAGACCATGTTATTATTTTGAGTCGCTTCAAAAAAGGCGATACGATCAATCGGGGCTCTCGTATCTTGAAAATTATCAAAAAGGGTGCGACTATGAGTGCAGAAACCGCCGACCTCGACAAACCGGCCCAAGAGTTGGTCGCAAAAATAAAGCAGCATTTTAAGATCGAATCGTAGGATAATATGAAAATTGGAATTCTGACCCACCTGCCTAACTACTACACCGAACGGCGGCTTGAAGAAGAGGCGCAAAAACGCGGCCACGATGTGATGATGATTCGTTCTTCGGCGAGTCACGTCGAGATCAACAGCGAACACCCAACGGTGATCTACCAAGGCCAAGCGCTTGATGATTTAAACGCGGTGATTCCGCGCATCTTACCCAGCGCGTCATCGTACGGCAATGCTATTTTACGGCAATTCGAAATGATGGGCGTCTATACCACGGCAAAATCGCTGGCTATCGGTCGTTCACACGATGTGCTTCGTAGCTTACAGTTACTCAATAAAGCCGGCGTGGGCATCCCAAAAACTATCATTACCCGCGAACCAAGCCAGATCGATAACTTGCTCGAACGGGTAGGGCTCCCGGCGGTTATTAAGGTTGCCCAAGCGCGCAATAACCACGCCGTACTGGTAGAAAGCCAAAAGGCAGCAAATTCTGTGCTGCAGGCGTTTTATATGGGTGATGCTGACCTTTTAATCCAAGAATATGCCGGCAATACCACCGAAGAAATTCAGGATGTTCGAGCCGTGGTGGTAGGGAGTACGGTTGTCGCCAGCGTCAAGCGCGAAGGTTCGGCTCGTAGTTTCTTTTCAAGTTCCGGCAAGCAAGAATATGGCATGAGCGCCAAGCTCACCGAACAAGAGCGTAAATTAGCGGTTAAGGCGGCTCGGGCTATTGGCCTCAGCGTCTGCGTGGTAGACATGCTGCTAACGCCTTCACGACAGTTTGTACTTCGGCTTGATTCAGCACCGGCGCTCGAAAGCATCGAGCAGGTAACCGGGCGTAACATTGCCGGAAAAATCATTGATTATGTTGAATTAAACGCCCCAAGACGTAATAAAAAAGACAAAGTTGGCGCATAATAGAGCTATGGCAAGCGGGGAACGAAAAGCAGCGTGGGTTATTGGAGGCATGGTACTGCTGCTATTGGGGTTCGCCGTTTGGTCTTTGTTTATGGATTGGCGGTCGTCTACCCGAGTGGTCGTGGGCGACGCTGTGATTGATGCGCAGATTGCTCGCAGCGAGCAAGAACGCGCTAATGGCCTCAGCAAAGTTTCATCGCTGAAAGCCAACGAAGGTATGGTGTTCGTTTTTGATAAAGACGATCTATGGAGTGTGTGGATGAAGGGCATGCGTTTTTCAATTGATGTTATTTGGCTCGACAAAGATAAAAAAGTAGTGCATATTGTCAAAAACATTTCGCCCGATACCTACCCCGGTACTTTTAAGCCGAAAAATCCAGCCCGATATATCCTAGAAGTGCCAGCCGGAACGGTTGACGCCAAAAATATTACCATTGGCAAACAGGCGAGCTTTGAACTCCCGCGTCACTAGCGGTATAGTAAGGGTATGTCAGCTAGTCTTTTCTTTATAATTCTGCTTGCCGGGTTATTTTTGTTTAGTTTTATTACCAAACGGCGGTTTGGGGTGCTGGGCTTGGCGCTCGCTGCCGGTGCTTTAATTAGTGAGAGTTGGGCGGCCACCTTAACGCCAGCGATTGAGCAGCAGGGGATTTACGTTGCTGCACCACCGCTAGAAGTACTCGTGCGATCGGTATTGTTATTGCTGCCGCCGGTGATCTTGCTATTCAGCGGGCCAATGTACACTAGTAAATTGTGGCGATTTATCGGTTCGTTAATTTTTGCATTGCTGGCCACGACCTTTTTGTTTAATTACTTTGCTGCCACCTTGCAGTTCGACCACACAAGCGCAATGTTTGCACTAGTTATTGAAACCTATCGGCCATATATCGTGGTAGCGGGGCTGAGTCTAGCGGTGCTCGATACCTTTTTGCTGAAAACGCCAAAATTCAAACGCCCTCGGCGCGAAAAGCACGAATAACCGTGAAAATCGCGGGCGGGCATTGACAGACATGGCTCGAAAATGGTATTGTCTTTTCTGAGCATTATGTATGGAACCATAGCTCAGCTGGTTAGAGCACCTGCCTTTTAAGCAGGGTGTCCTGGGTTCAAGTCCCAGTGGTTCCTCCAGGTATTATTATAAAAAAGTCCTTTGATTTTATGACGAATCGAAGGACTTTTTAGATGGCCATTATTTCATAAAAAACAGGGTTGATCCGCATCGCTACGGACCAACCCTTAACTAACATGCTGCTAGTTATGAGGTGTTAATTACTTCTCCCTGACTTCGATCGATGCGATCTTGCAACCCACCTTCCAGCGACCGTCTGCCTGGTTGTAATAATCATCGAGTCGAACGTAGATTCCGGGCTCGATG is from Verrucomicrobiia bacterium and encodes:
- a CDS encoding ATP-grasp domain-containing protein — protein: MAWLENAISYNRNRQMGSVYYDQSYFIYLNQYFDDYLMVGNSHNQWLKDFDLYDKHIQLQSDGEAHTNPRLAASESFAEVVKSHPRRKFVLYGPLDPPYPVNPLMYIMNSPTIAHAYEHKRYFRDEFADLINLPDHVVKRLDELNADAYAELSAMFGEKFVVQEVESSGSKGTFIVKNLTQFEAAVRNLKAISYSGTVVVSKFIDGETFSVQVCVTKYGIFTGGLQRQLVDSPYLCNPNLPEVTKWVGGELGGQYPEILKHRTQEIATVVGSELASHGYRGIFGIDLIITPENEVYAIEINARLTGYSGVLSDMQFEKQKIPFMLLHILELANMRYEVNDSDALPTMNSLDDKYSYLILCNQLETKQILKTEIKSGIYKLTEQGVEFVKSSYSIVDLPDEDHVIILSRFKKGDTINRGSRILKIIKKGATMSAETADLDKPAQELVAKIKQHFKIES
- a CDS encoding RimK family alpha-L-glutamate ligase; translation: MKIGILTHLPNYYTERRLEEEAQKRGHDVMMIRSSASHVEINSEHPTVIYQGQALDDLNAVIPRILPSASSYGNAILRQFEMMGVYTTAKSLAIGRSHDVLRSLQLLNKAGVGIPKTIITREPSQIDNLLERVGLPAVIKVAQARNNHAVLVESQKAANSVLQAFYMGDADLLIQEYAGNTTEEIQDVRAVVVGSTVVASVKREGSARSFFSSSGKQEYGMSAKLTEQERKLAVKAARAIGLSVCVVDMLLTPSRQFVLRLDSAPALESIEQVTGRNIAGKIIDYVELNAPRRNKKDKVGA
- a CDS encoding DUF192 domain-containing protein, producing MASGERKAAWVIGGMVLLLLGFAVWSLFMDWRSSTRVVVGDAVIDAQIARSEQERANGLSKVSSLKANEGMVFVFDKDDLWSVWMKGMRFSIDVIWLDKDKKVVHIVKNISPDTYPGTFKPKNPARYILEVPAGTVDAKNITIGKQASFELPRH